From Aegilops tauschii subsp. strangulata cultivar AL8/78 chromosome 5, Aet v6.0, whole genome shotgun sequence:
ATCGAACCCTGCGTGGCGTCCGCGAAGCAGCCGGCGGTGAGGGCGAGCCGGTGCGCGGCGTGCCGCAAGAAGGTGGGGCTGCTGGGCTTCCTGTGCCGCTGCGAGGGCACCTTCTGCAGCGTCCACCGCTACTCGGACAAGCACGACTGCGGATTCGACTACAAGACCGCCGGCCAGGAGCGAATCGCCAAGCACAACCCCGTCGTGGTCGCGGACAAGATGACCGGAAGGATCTGAAGCCCACAAGACCGGCAGAATCGACCAGACGACGAAACCATCGAACATGTGACGTTCGTTGTCGCCAAACCTGTAATCAGTCTTGGAAATGAACTTGTAAGATCAGTTGATTGATTGAGTTCTTGTAAATTACATAGTCTGGGAAGTGAATTTGTCCGATCCGTTGATCGGTTGAGTTCTTGTAAAGTACATTATGCATCCTTTGTAGTAATAATAATGAAATTGGTGATCACATGTTGTTGAGGTGCTCATTTGCAAGGATGATATGTAGTACTATCTTGCAGTGTGCGTTAATTTTGGAAATGCGGTAGATAATATGCATGGATTTGTTTAGCTCATGGTTGCCTACGTTTGTACTAATAAACAAAGAAACTATTAAACATTTTAGGTATTGTGGCACTATACTGAACGATTTGGAGATGTAGGAGTGAGCTTGCTTTAAAAATGAAAAAGGATTTGtaacgtctccaacgtatatataattcgCTTTGAATTGGTTGAACTCCTCATCAGTTCAgataattgatacgtctccaacatacaTATAATTGTAAACTATTCATGCTATATTCACATCAATTATATATGATCTTGGCATATTTTTATATAACATTTATTGGATTAACATATTATTCTAGTGCCAATGCAAGTTTTTGTTTCCTAGTGTTTTTGCACATTCCAGAAAAGGAATTTTTGGGAgcggaaaaaataaaaataaaatacgtcGGCAAGATTCACCCCTAGGAGAGCCTAGGGGTCTTGGGCCCACCCAGAGGGGagccagagggggcccacacgcCTCTCTCTCATGCGCCCCTGGGCTACGAGCTGAGGTTGCGTGTCCACGTAGCAGGTCCCTTGGTAGCATCCTTTTTCCGCAGGCTTGCTTCGGAAGTTTTGCCACCGCCCTATTTTTTCTCTAGATTTTTCAGAGCTAGGAACTCCGTGGAGGAGGTAAAATGATGACAGAACTCATATTTCAACATCTAGAAAAATACCGCTCAAGGAGAGAGCCAATCTCGAAGGGGGCTCTCGCCTTCCAGGGACCATAAAACCAATGACTAGAGGAGGAACCTTCCCCCACCTAGGGGGAAGCCAAGAAAGAAGGAGGGgggcctctctccccctctcttccgatGGCAGCGGAGTGCGTCTGGGGAACCGTCATCACCACCGCCATCGTCTCCATCGACTCCATCAACTTcaccaccatcaccatcaccttTTCCTCAATATATATAGTGGTACACTCTCCAACAAACCTATGTAATTCCCTACTTAAACATGGTGTTTGATTTTATAAATTATTTATTAATGATTTGTTGCATTTCTATTATGTTTGAGTATACCCTTTTTGTCCGATGGTGATTGGTGATCTATTATGATTGGTTTGAATTGTATGTTACTCCTTTGGTTCACACTTTAGGGTTAGTAGTATGTTGAGATAGCTATGCATAGGAAGGCCGGAATGACATAAATTTAAAACCTGAATGTAGTAGTTTATGCATATGTTAATGCCATGGCTGGGCTTTACCTTAATGAATTCTTAGTAGCTAACATGCCATGGCTGGGCTTTACCTTAATGAATTCTTAGTAGTTGTGTATGCTTGATAAGGGCTTTAATCTTAAGAACATGTTGTTAATGGATTTTTTCTGCATGTTAATTAGCATAGGCCTCTCCCACATATAAAACTACAACACATTAttatcgtgttggaaatatgccctagaggcaataataaatggttattattatatttctttgttcatgataattgtctattgttcatgctataattgtattgtccggaaatcgtaatacatgtgtgaatacatagaccacaacgtgtccctagtaagcctctagttgactagctcgttgatcaacagatagtcatggtttcctgacacatcattaggagaatgatgtgatggacaagacccaatcctaagcatagcataaaagatcgtgtagttttcgcttgctagagcttttccaatgtcaagtatcttttccttagaccatgagatcgtgcaactcccggataccgtaggagtgctttgggtgtgccaaacgtaacaacgtaactgggtgactataaaggtgcactacgggtatctccgaaagtgccggttgggttggcacagatcgagattgggatttgtcactccgtgtgacggagaggtatctctgggcccactcggtaatgcatcatcataatgagctcaatgtgactaaggcgttagtcacgggatcatgcattgcggtacgagtaaagagacttgccgataacgagattgaacaaggtattgggataccgacgattgaatctcgggcaagtaatataccgattgacaaagggaattgtatacgggattgattgaatcctcgacatcgtggttcatctgatgagatcatcgtggaacgtgtgggagccaacatgggtatccagatcccgctgttggttattgaccggagaggcgtctcggtcatgtctgcatgtctcccgaacccgtagggtctacacacttaaggttcggtgacgctagggttgtagagatatgtgtatgcggaaacccgaaagttgttcggagtcccggatgagatcccggacgtcacgagtagttacggaatggttcggaggtgaagaattatatataggaagtcaagtttcggccaccaggaaagtttcgggggttaccggtattgtaccgggaccaccggaagggtcccgggggtccaccgggtggggccacctatcccggagggccccgtgggctgaagtgggaagggaaccaggccctagtgggctgggcgcccccatgggccttccccctgcgcctagggttggaaaccctagggtgggggggcgccccacttgccttggggggcaaggcacccccctggccgccgccccccccccaccagatgggttctggccggcgccccccttcccaggggcctatataaaggggggggggagggagggcagcagtattacagccttgggcgcctccctcctcctctgctacacctctccctctcgcagaagctcggcgaagccctgccgagacccgctacatccaccaccacgccgtcgtgctgctggatctccatcaacctctcctttccccttgctggatcaagaacgaggagacgtcgctgcaccgtacgtgtgttgaacgcggaggtgccgtccgttcggcactcggtcatcggtgatttggatcacggcgagtacgactccgtcatccacgttcattggaacgcttccgctcgcgatctacaagggtatgtagatgcactcctttcccctcgttgctagtatactccatagatgcatcttggtgagcgtaggaaaattttaaaattatgctacgattcccaacagtggcatcatgagccaggcctatgcgtagttactatgcacgagtagaacacaaagaagttgtgggcgttgatgttgccaattctacttgccgctactagtcgtttcttgtttcggcggcattgtaggatgaagcggcccggaccgaccttacacgtacgcttacgtgagacaggttccaccgactgacatgcactagttgcataaggtggctagcgggtgtctgtctctcctactttagtcggaacggattcgatgaaaagggtagggtaaatagaaattggcaaatcacgttgtggtcatacgtaggtaagaaacgttcttgctagaaacctacaaaccacgtaaaaacttgcaacaacaattagaggacgtctaacttgtttttgcagcatgtgttatgtgatgtgatatggccataagatgtgatgaatgatatatgtgatgtatgagattgatcatattcttgtaataggaatcacgacttgcatgtcgatgagtatgacaaccggcaggagccataggagttgtctttattattttgcatgacctgcgtgtcattgaataacgccatgtaaattactttactttgttgctaaacgcgttagccatagaagtagaagtaatcgttggcgtgacgacttcatgaagacacgatgatggagatcatgatgatggagatcatggtgtcatgccggtgacgaagatgatcatggtgccccgcagatggagatcaaaggagcatgatgatattggccatatcatgtcactatttgattgcatgtgatgtttatcatgtttttgcatcttatttgcttagaacgacggtagtaagtaagatgatcccttatgataatttcaagaaaagtgttcccccgaactgtgcaccgttgcgaaggttcattgtttcgaagcaccacgtgatgatcgggtgtgatagattctaacgttcgcatacaacgggtgttgacgagcctagcatgtacagacatggcctcggaacacacgcaatacacttaggttgacttgacgagcctagaatgtacagacatggcctcggaacacggaggaccgaaaggtcgaacatgagtcgtatagaagatacgatcaacatggagatgttcaccgatcttgactagtccgtctcacgtgatgatcggacacggcctagttaactcggatcatgtttcacttagatgactagagggatgtctatctgagtgggagttcattgagtaatttgattagatgaacttaattatcatgaacttagtcttaaatctttacactatgtcttgtagatcaaatggctaacgttgtcctcaattttaacgcgttcctagaggaaaccaagctgaaagatgatggcagcaactatatggactgggtccggaacctgaggatcatcctcatagtagccaagaaagattatgtcatagaagcaccgctaggtgaagcaccaatcccagagaaccaagacgttatgaacgcttggcagcagcgtgctgatgattactccctcgttcagtgcggcatgctttacagcttagaaccgggtctccaaaagcgttttgagaaacatggagcatatgagatgttcgaggagctgaaactggtttttcaagctcatgcccgggtcgagagatatgaagtctccgacaagttcttcagctgtaaaatggaggagaatagttctgctagtgagcacatactcagaatgtctgggttacacaaccgcttatcccagctgggagttaatctcccggatgacgcggtcattgacagaatcctccagtcgcttccaccaagctacaagagctttgtgatgaactacaatatgcaggggatggaaaagaccattcctgaggtatattcaatgctgaaatcagcggaaggggagatcagaaaagaacatcaagtgttgatggtgaataaaaccactaagttcaacaaaggcaagggtaagaagaacttcaagaaggacgacaagggagttgccgcgcccggtaagccagttgctgggaagaagtcaaagaatggacccaagcctgaaactgagtgcttttattgcaagggaagtggtcactggaagcggaactgccccaaatacttagcggacaagaaggccggcaacaccaaaggtatatgtgatatacatgtaattgatgtgtaccttaccagtactcgtagtagctcctgggtatttgataccggtgcggttgctcatatttgtaactcaaaacaggaactacggaataaacggagactggcgaaggacgaggtgacgatgcgcgtcgggaatggttccaaggtcgatgtgatcgccgtcggcacgctacctctgcatctacccacgggattagttttaaacctcaataattgttatttagtgccagctttgagcatgaacattgtatctggatctcgtttaattcgagatggctactcatttaaatccgagaataatggttgttctatttatttgagagatatgttttatggtcatgccccgctggtcaatggtttatttttgatgaatctcgaacgtgatgttacacatattcatagtgtgaataccaaaagatgtaaagttgataacgatagtcccacatacttgtggcactgccgccttggtcacattggtgtcaagcgcatgaagaagctccatgcagatagacttttggagtctcttgattacgaatcatttgacacgtgcgaaccatgcctcatgggtaagatgaccaagactccgttctccggaacaatggagcgagcaaccaacttattggaaatcatacataccgatgtgtgcggtccaatgagtgttgaggctcgcggaggacatcgttatgttctcactctcactgatgacttaagtagatatgggtatgtctacctaatgaaacacaagtctgaaacctttgaaaagttcaaggaatttcagagtgaggttgagaatcaacgtgataggagaataaaattcttgcgatcagatcgtggtggagaatatttaagtcacgaatttggtgcacacttaaggaaatgtggaatagtttcacaactcacgccgcctggaacacctcagagaaacggtgtgtccgaacgtcgtaatcgcactctattggatatggtgcgatccatgatgtctcttaccgatttaccgctctcattttggggctatgctttagagactgccgcattcactttaaatagggctccgtcgaaatccgttgagacgacaccgtatgaattatggtttgggaagaaacctaagctgtcgtttctaaaagtttggggatgcgatgcttatgtcaagaaacttcaacctgaaaagctcgaacccaagtcggagaaatgcgtcttcataggataccctaaggaaactattgggtataccttctacctcagatccgaaggcaagatcttcgttgccaagaatgggtcctttctggagaaggagtttctctcgaaagaattgagtgggaggaaggtggaacttgatgaggtgatagtcaccccttccgaaccggaaagtagcgcagcacgggaaaatgtttctgtggtgcctacaccgactggggaggaagttaatgatgatgatcatgaaggttcggatcaagttactactgaacttcgtaggtccacaaggacacgttccgcaccagagtggtacggcaaccctgtcctggaaatcatgttgttagacaacggtgaaccttcgaactatgaagaagcgatggcgggtccggattccgacaaatggctagaagccatgaaatccgagataggatccatgtatgaaaacgaagtatggactttgactgacttgcccgatgatcggcgagccatagaaaacaaatggatctttaagaagaagacagacgcggatggtaatgtgaccatctataaggctcgacttgtcgctaagggttatcgacaagttcaaggggttgactacgatgggactttctcacccgtagcgaagctgaagtccgtccgaatcatgttagcaattgccgcatactatgattatgagatatggcagatggacgtcaaaacggcattccttaatggcttccttaaggaagagttgtatatgatgcagccggaaggttttgtcgatcctaagaatgctaacaaagtatgcaagctccagcgctcaatctatgggctggtgcaagcatctcggagttggaacattcgccttgatgagatgatcaaagcgtttgggtttacacagacttatggagaagcctgtgtttacaagaaagtgagtgggagctctgtagcatttctcatattatatgtggatgacatactattgatgggaaatgatatagaattcttggaaagtataaatgcctatttgaataagtgtttttcaatgaaggaccttggagaagctgcttatatattgggcatcaagatctatagagatagatcaagacgcctcattggtctttcacagagtacataccttgacaagatattgaagaagtttaatatggatcagtccaagaaggggttcttgcctgtattgcaaggtatgcaattgagcacggctcaatgcccgaccacggcagaagatagagaaaagatgagattcatcccctatgcctcggccatagggtctattatgtatgccatgctgtgtaccagacctgatgtaaaccttgccgtaagtttggtaggaagatatCAAAGTAATCCagacatggaacactggacagcggtcaagaatatcctgaagtacctgaaaaggactaaggatatgtttctcgtttatggaggtgacgaagagctcgtcgtaaagggttacgtcgacgctagcttcgacacagatctggatgactcgaagtcacaaaccggatacgtgtatattttgaatggaggagcagtaagctggtgtagttgcaagcaaagcgtcgtggcgggatctacatgtgaagcagagtacatggcagcctcggaggcagcacaggaagcagtctggatgaaggagttcattaccgacctaggggtgattcccaatgcgtcgggcccgatgactctcttctgtgacaacactggagctattgctcttgcgaaggagcccaggtttcacaggaagaccaggcttatcaagcgtcgcttcaactccattcgtgaaagtgttcaaaatggagacatagatatttgtaaagtacatacagacctgaatgtagcagatccgttgactaaacctctccctagagcaaaacatgatcaacaccaggacgcaatgggtgttcgattcatcacaatgtaactagattattgactctagtgcaagtgggagactgtcggaaatatgccctagaggcaataataaatggttattattatatttctttgttcatgataattgtctattgttcatgctataattgtattgtccggaaatcgtaatacatgtgtgaatacatagaccacaacgtgtccctagtaagcctctagttgactagctcgttgatcaacagatagtcatggtttcctgactatggacattggatgtcgttgataacgggatcacatcattaggagaatgatgtgatggacaagacccaatcctaagcatagcataaaagatcgtgtagttttcgcttgctagagcttttccaatgtcaagtatcttttccttagaccatgagatcgtgcacctcccggataccgtaggagtgctttgggtgtgccaaacgtcacaacgtaactgggtgactataaaggtgcactacgggtatctccgaaagtgcctgttgggttggcacggatcgagattgggatttgtcactccatgtgacggagaggtatctctgggcccacttggtaatgcatcatcataatgagctcaatgtgactaaggcgttagtcacgggatcatgcattgcggtacgagtaaagagacttgccgataacgagattgaaaaaggtattgggataccgacgatcgaatctcgggcaagtaatataccgattgacaaagggaattgtatacgggattgattgaatcctcgacatcgtggttcatctgatgagatcatcatggaacgtgtgggagccaacatgggtatccagatcccgctgttggttattgactggagaggcgtctcggtcatgtctgcatgtctcccgaacccgtagggtctacacacttaaggttcggtgacgctagggttgtagagatatgtgtatgcggaaacccgaaagttgttcggagtcccggatgagatcccggacgtcacgaggagttccagaatggtccggaggtgaacaattatatataggaagtcaagtttcggccaccgggaaagtttcgggggttaccagtattgtaccgggaccaccggaagggtcccgggggtccaccgggtggggccacctatcccggagggccccgtgggctgaagtgggaagggaaccagcccctagtgggctgggcgcccccccatgggccttccccctgcgcctagggttggaaaccctagggtgggggggcgccccacttgccttggggggcaaggcacccccctggccgccgcccccccaccagatgggttctggccggcgccccccttcccagggggcctatataaagggggggagggagggaagcagtattacagccttgggcgcctccctcctcccctgctacacctctccctctcgcagaagctcggcgaagccctgccgagacccgctacatccaccaccacgccgtcgtgctgctggatctccatcaacctctcctttccccttgctggatcaagaaggtggagacgtcgctgcaccgtacatgtgttgaacgcggaggtgccgtccgttcggcactcggtcatcggtgatttggatcacggcgagtacgactccgtcatccacgttcattggaacgcttccgctcacgatctacaagggtatgtagatgcactcctttcccctcgttgctagtatactccatagatgcatcttggtgagcgtatgtagcgaccagacctcaaatggcctgtgctgctgtgcaccagtgtcatccctggatcagtaatgctgacacacacagtacaaatggaggatttataacagagtagcaatcacacacttattacatcgaatatctccgtagagattaagtatgaaaacatggcttaaggccatctaataacgataacagcggaagacttggaagataagtgagtccatcaactccagcggcatcactgagtataagaccacgacctaaggcatcttactcgtcgtctgaaaagtctgcaacatgaaacgttgcagcccgaaaaaacgggtcagcacatagaatatgctggcaatgtaacacatagagagcaatgaacaataataatgctatactacatgcatatatggctggtggaaagctctatggttacagttttgcgaaaagccaattttatcctacttcaaaaggaataaattttatttaactatcatggtggttgaaagattgagaaggtacctccaactcaatcccaattaagtatcatcattaacccaacaaaattaattataagtatcacggtgatgagattcaaatgataatccaggtactagatactcaagttgtccataaccggggacacggctaatcatgatcagtttgtacactctgcagaggtttgcgcacttttccccacaagactcgatcgcctccgcttgattctcgcactgcatgatgtttgagaaacggatgaccgagacacagtctttcagaaacaatcactctttactctggatggaccggtacacctactttcccctacatctgctagtccacctcttcaagagatcctgtaacctactcagctatgctagagcccataatagcttgtggctgcacacggaagtttctagcatgaataatcttatgatccctttgaacctgggtggcggaccttatacatacagacaacactgggttctccaggtgcctcaatccacccagatgtgagtttttagttgccaccttaagttgaaccattattaacaatctcacatctgtcatgattatctctcaaacccaatccacgtctacgagcatagcatggcaataataaaagcaacgtagaagtaactcccaagggtttgataatgtAAAACAGGTGAtagtactacctcaactacttcccaatacccacagtttaattagatcctaatcatgcaatgtgtttaaggaaaatagatctaatgcaataaaaccgGGTATGAacgaggtatgatcaaagtgttacttgccttgctgatgatccgcaaaacctagcgattcgaaataacaagcggcacactccgggtactctatcgcaaacaaacaagcatacaatcagtactcaactaatgcacaagtaaaactcgaatgaaagatccaaccagaaagttcaacttaagaactccggtttgcaaaaagaatcaactcgaaagaagcaacgaaagtcaaacgacaaaagaaagaaacttcgtttgctaatctggatctaggtcaaattttactgtagcaaaaacttgtttgagtaggttaaacggaaagagaatttcgagacgaaactctaggcgcttgaatcgcctgattccgataaacgagcgagaagttaaacagaatcgaagattcgatcagaaatcgaatctgagaaaataacgagaaaatccgacgaaaaagaaaaacggacgaacggttaaataacggacgttcgttaacagagaaaaaccgatgaacgcgttcgttaaaacgaacggttcggtgaacgctcgtaaaataataaaaccgaaaaaaaccgatctagggtttttttttaaaccaaggtttttttttacagaaaaccggcaacgacgggaatcgacggcggcagtacctcgacggcgggctccggcgaggggctccggcggggcggggcttggcggcggggtgcggggctcgggggggtgcgagggcggcggctccggcggcggcggcggggcaaacggcggcggcggcgggcgtgttgcggcggcggcgatgaggggctccggcggcggctcgtggtgaggaaagagaggggggcgcggtatttaaggagggggggggtgtgcggcggcttgggcaagggggcacccgaggcggcggtggctcccgtgcccgggacggactccggcggcgagctcccgtgcgggaagaggaaggcgcgaggcgggccgtcggctgggcctttggcccagtcggcgcgcgggcgttgttttgtttttttttgttttttaaaataagttccgcggaaaataatacgtagaaaaataaataaaatcagaaaaatatgaaataaattttccccgtctagttagaaaatctagaatagggtgaacaattttttaagtcaaaataaatattttgaaaacatgcaatatttttaatgcaataaaaattgcaaataaaatccaaataaattccaaataatgttttagcatttttcctccagtatttcaattgttttggagaagtcatattttctcccctcgtttatttaaaatgaaatatttttttggagagaaaaataattaaaaccacaatcctcgtttgaaaaatcaaatttgaaaattcgagaaaatccccaactctctccgagggtccttgagttgcttaggattatcgaggatttgtcaaaatgcaacaaaacatgatatgcaatgatggtctatgtataacattccaaattgaaaatttgggatgttacaaacctaccccccttaagatgaatctcgccctcgagattcgggttggctagaaaacaggtgggagtggtttttccg
This genomic window contains:
- the LOC109752660 gene encoding zinc finger A20 and AN1 domain-containing stress-associated protein 7-like, with product MAHHASAATAQKRKCPDGETAGMCAGGCGFFGAAATGNMCSKCYKDHVLAASTAPPEKKAKMTVSVASADAAVEIEPCVASAKQPAVRASRCAACRKKVGLLGFLCRCEGTFCSVHRYSDKHDCGFDYKTAGQERIAKHNPVVVADKMTGRI